Proteins co-encoded in one Pyxidicoccus xibeiensis genomic window:
- a CDS encoding SGNH/GDSL hydrolase family protein translates to MSFRLSGQSIVAMCAAFTVGGSAMASTINQNVSWTIDRSTATTKYRVVAYGDSIYAGYNGGLSSVARRAAPTVQGEYLAQKWNADIEVYRRTKSGAKADDIYNNKIVSERSYMQAANTRVVMFEMCGNDYLQARSAFTDQTGTCSYAGLESALAACTTYTERAMQAINQYATTAKVKIVSNIYYPGFAADNVQTACRDSVTGQTINKQTKFLPLLARSNWRTCNLAARYGFQCADSFAEMMGAEYDSNGDGQIDSEALRYRAGETEDAYVTRISSTLRSTLRDANTHFVNASTSYDYIQSDNTHPTYFGTTVSVGIFGGTGSGTAAPQFTDAQMPGGKNPEWNKNGHDKMGWESSKFNPATP, encoded by the coding sequence ATGTCCTTCCGTCTCAGCGGGCAGTCCATCGTCGCGATGTGCGCGGCGTTCACGGTCGGTGGCAGCGCGATGGCCAGCACCATCAACCAGAACGTCTCGTGGACCATCGACCGGTCCACGGCCACCACCAAGTACCGCGTGGTGGCGTACGGCGACTCCATCTACGCCGGCTACAACGGCGGCCTCAGCTCCGTGGCCCGTCGCGCCGCTCCGACGGTGCAGGGCGAGTACCTGGCGCAGAAGTGGAACGCGGACATCGAGGTCTATCGCCGCACCAAGTCCGGCGCCAAGGCCGACGACATCTACAACAACAAGATTGTCTCCGAGCGCTCGTACATGCAGGCGGCCAACACGCGCGTCGTGATGTTCGAGATGTGCGGCAACGACTACCTGCAGGCCCGCAGCGCCTTCACGGACCAGACGGGCACCTGTAGCTACGCCGGCCTGGAGAGCGCGCTGGCCGCCTGCACGACGTACACCGAGCGGGCGATGCAGGCCATCAACCAGTACGCCACCACCGCGAAGGTGAAGATCGTCTCCAACATCTACTACCCGGGCTTCGCCGCGGACAACGTACAGACCGCCTGCCGGGACTCGGTCACCGGGCAGACCATCAACAAGCAGACCAAGTTCCTGCCGCTGCTGGCGCGCAGCAACTGGCGGACCTGCAACCTGGCGGCCCGCTACGGCTTCCAGTGCGCGGACTCGTTCGCGGAGATGATGGGCGCGGAGTACGACTCCAACGGCGACGGCCAGATTGACTCCGAGGCCCTCCGCTACCGCGCGGGCGAGACCGAGGACGCGTACGTCACGCGCATCTCCTCCACGCTGCGCTCCACGCTGCGCGACGCCAACACGCACTTCGTCAACGCCAGCACCAGCTACGACTACATCCAGTCGGACAACACGCACCCGACCTACTTCGGCACCACCGTCAGCGTGGGTATCTTCGGCGGCACCGGCTCCGGCACGGCGGCGCCCCAGTTCACCGACGCGCAGATGCCCGGTGGCAAGAACCCCGAGTGGAACAAGAACGGCCACGACAAGATGGGCTGGGAGTCCTCGAAGTTCAATCCCGCCACGCCGTGA
- a CDS encoding chloride channel protein, translating to MNLSRGARALTQWLLLGGLVGAVCGVASAVFLYLLDEATRFREGHGWLVYGLPVAGLVLGAVYGRWGGPIRGGNNLVLDAVHETDAQVPLRMAPMVLVGTVLTHLFGGSAGREGTAVQMGGSLADAVARRLRVGPETRRELLAAGIAGGFGSVFGTPVAGAVFGLEVVVVGRLGYEALLPALVAAVVGDLVTRGLGIGHTVYPVPEALPLTAWVLAKWLVFAVAVAAVAVVFMELTHRLKQLSERRVPWLPLRMALGGVAVVGLWKLAGTDEYLGLGVPGILRAFEDPALPVSAFAWKLAFTAVTLGAGFLGGEVTPLFFIGAALGNVLARLLGLPVDLGAAVGLAALFAAAANTPLALSIMAVELLGATVLPHVAIVATVAYLLTGHRGIYPAQRLARLKHGGPLLGRLVPLRELPGEAPEPRGPGERD from the coding sequence GTGAACCTTTCCCGTGGGGCCAGAGCGCTGACGCAGTGGTTGCTCCTGGGAGGGCTGGTGGGCGCGGTGTGCGGCGTGGCGTCGGCGGTGTTCCTGTACCTGCTGGACGAGGCCACGCGCTTCCGGGAGGGGCACGGGTGGCTCGTGTACGGGCTGCCGGTGGCGGGGCTGGTGCTGGGGGCAGTGTACGGGCGGTGGGGAGGCCCCATCCGCGGGGGCAACAACCTGGTGCTGGACGCGGTGCACGAGACGGACGCGCAGGTGCCGCTGCGCATGGCGCCCATGGTGTTGGTGGGGACGGTGCTGACGCACCTGTTCGGAGGGAGCGCGGGCCGGGAGGGCACGGCGGTGCAGATGGGAGGCAGCCTCGCGGACGCGGTGGCGCGCCGGCTGCGGGTGGGGCCCGAGACGCGCAGGGAGCTGCTGGCGGCGGGAATCGCGGGAGGGTTCGGCTCGGTGTTCGGGACGCCGGTGGCGGGGGCGGTGTTCGGGCTGGAGGTCGTGGTGGTGGGGCGCCTGGGCTACGAGGCGCTGCTGCCCGCGCTGGTGGCGGCGGTGGTCGGTGATTTGGTCACGCGGGGGCTGGGCATCGGGCACACGGTGTATCCGGTGCCGGAGGCGCTGCCGCTGACGGCGTGGGTGCTGGCGAAGTGGCTGGTGTTCGCGGTGGCGGTGGCGGCGGTGGCGGTGGTGTTCATGGAGCTGACGCACCGGCTGAAGCAGCTGTCGGAGCGGCGGGTGCCGTGGCTGCCGCTGCGCATGGCGCTGGGCGGAGTGGCGGTGGTGGGGCTGTGGAAGCTGGCGGGGACGGACGAGTACCTGGGCCTGGGAGTGCCTGGAATCTTGCGAGCCTTTGAAGACCCGGCGCTACCGGTGTCTGCCTTCGCGTGGAAGCTGGCATTCACCGCGGTGACACTGGGAGCGGGGTTCCTCGGCGGCGAGGTGACACCGCTGTTCTTCATCGGCGCGGCGCTGGGCAACGTGCTGGCGAGGTTGCTGGGGTTGCCGGTGGACCTGGGCGCGGCGGTGGGGCTGGCGGCGCTGTTCGCGGCGGCGGCGAACACGCCGCTGGCGCTGTCCATCATGGCGGTGGAGCTGCTGGGCGCCACGGTGCTGCCACACGTGGCGATAGTGGCCACGGTGGCGTACCTGCTCACGGGGCACCGGGGCATCTACCCGGCGCAGCGGCTCGCGAGGCTGAAGCACGGCGGGCCGCTGCTGGGGAGGTTGGTGCCGCTGCGGGAACTGCCCGGGGAAGCCCCCGAGCCACGAGGGCCCGGGGAGCGCGACTGA
- a CDS encoding putative metal-binding motif-containing protein: MSRLFPWCAVLALVGCSVPSLEELKRERPEVRVNYTSGFTKGCFVVQVVDPAKQGAELERDQVTELDGTSRFSVTVVRKKGWGEKVTLVVTAHEQTCDGPQVDRKSLELDLSGEGTKQPLDLTLETPDVDGDGFVPTSNGGTDCDDRTRDITQRRYYRDGDGDGVGAGSAVVACTAPAGHVASSNDCNDAVASIRPGATETCNEADDNCDGRTDEGFEDVRQSWFLDDDGDTYGRNEAATLSCAAPSAMHVQRSGDCDDTNAAVRPDASELCNNRDDNCAGGVDEIFANKGTACTDTGDGCVGVVDCNATGLDTFCKTPPRHIYYRDVDGDGQGGTAMVSVCGGASMPNGTVANTTDCDDFDADTRTGGTEVCDGLDNNCVNGVDDGLTCNGALRRVTDEATGGMDRYWMTVATGAGGYPVWIAGLGGNLIRRASVGVPFSVATGCGDVDWYAAWVRPTDGHVFLAGEGGRVAEHTGSGCTHQDDLPGTANVTGIWGFVSGSMTTLYMVNDAGNLYTWMPGNAPMAQDDAPEAYYAIHAVDPDRMLVGGRVISTPERQHIAAYGMGALATPVVHTLASPVEGNVNGLWMNTPSLAYGVGDLSAIWKWNGAQAWSMVTPPSGGLFNFTSVAMPPGRDILYVVDKGPNGPGKLQRKTPAGWARAPALAPRNASEEPLVDAELFDIAMTSVGEFWMVGGNGRVYHYPEQ; this comes from the coding sequence ATGAGCCGCTTGTTCCCGTGGTGCGCGGTGCTGGCGCTCGTGGGTTGCTCCGTGCCCAGCTTGGAGGAGCTCAAGAGGGAACGGCCCGAAGTCCGGGTCAACTACACCTCTGGCTTCACGAAGGGCTGCTTCGTCGTGCAGGTCGTCGACCCGGCGAAGCAGGGCGCGGAGCTGGAGCGCGACCAGGTCACTGAGCTGGATGGCACGTCCCGGTTCTCGGTGACCGTCGTCCGAAAGAAGGGCTGGGGGGAAAAGGTCACGCTCGTCGTCACCGCGCATGAGCAGACCTGCGACGGCCCGCAGGTGGACAGGAAATCGCTGGAGCTCGACCTGAGCGGCGAGGGGACGAAGCAGCCACTGGATCTGACGCTGGAGACGCCCGATGTGGATGGCGACGGGTTCGTGCCCACCTCGAACGGGGGCACGGACTGCGACGACCGGACTCGGGACATCACGCAGCGACGGTACTACCGCGACGGGGATGGCGACGGCGTGGGAGCGGGGAGCGCCGTGGTGGCTTGCACGGCTCCGGCGGGGCATGTGGCCAGCAGCAACGACTGCAACGATGCGGTCGCGAGCATCCGGCCTGGAGCCACGGAGACGTGCAACGAGGCCGACGACAACTGCGACGGGAGGACGGACGAGGGCTTCGAGGACGTGAGGCAGTCGTGGTTCCTGGATGATGACGGCGACACCTACGGCCGCAACGAGGCGGCGACGTTGAGCTGCGCGGCGCCCAGTGCGATGCACGTGCAGCGGTCGGGCGATTGTGATGACACCAACGCTGCTGTCCGTCCTGACGCCTCGGAGCTGTGCAACAACCGGGACGACAACTGCGCGGGGGGCGTGGACGAGATTTTCGCCAACAAGGGCACGGCCTGCACGGACACCGGCGATGGCTGCGTTGGGGTAGTCGACTGCAACGCCACCGGGTTGGACACCTTCTGCAAGACGCCGCCTCGGCACATCTACTACCGAGACGTGGATGGCGACGGGCAGGGCGGGACCGCGATGGTGTCGGTGTGTGGTGGGGCTTCCATGCCGAACGGGACGGTGGCCAACACCACGGACTGTGATGACTTCGATGCGGATACGAGGACGGGCGGGACCGAGGTGTGCGATGGCCTCGACAACAACTGCGTCAATGGGGTGGACGACGGACTGACCTGCAATGGGGCCCTGAGGCGGGTCACCGATGAGGCCACAGGTGGCATGGACAGATACTGGATGACGGTGGCCACGGGGGCAGGCGGGTATCCGGTCTGGATTGCAGGCCTGGGCGGCAATCTGATCCGGCGCGCGTCAGTGGGGGTGCCGTTCAGTGTGGCCACTGGCTGCGGAGACGTTGACTGGTATGCGGCCTGGGTGAGGCCAACCGACGGTCACGTGTTCCTGGCAGGCGAAGGTGGTCGTGTGGCTGAGCACACAGGCAGCGGTTGCACCCATCAGGATGATCTTCCTGGCACGGCCAATGTGACCGGCATCTGGGGCTTCGTTTCGGGCTCTATGACGACGCTCTACATGGTCAATGATGCAGGGAACCTGTACACCTGGATGCCCGGCAATGCCCCTATGGCACAGGATGATGCACCTGAAGCTTATTACGCCATCCACGCGGTGGACCCGGACCGGATGCTCGTGGGAGGCCGAGTCATCAGCACTCCAGAAAGGCAGCATATTGCCGCGTATGGCATGGGTGCTTTGGCCACCCCTGTGGTCCATACGCTCGCCAGTCCAGTGGAAGGCAATGTGAATGGCCTGTGGATGAATACGCCCAGTCTTGCCTATGGAGTGGGGGACTTGAGCGCCATCTGGAAGTGGAATGGCGCGCAGGCCTGGTCGATGGTCACTCCGCCGTCTGGGGGCCTGTTCAACTTCACCAGCGTGGCCATGCCGCCGGGGCGCGACATCCTCTACGTCGTCGACAAGGGCCCCAATGGGCCTGGCAAGCTGCAGCGAAAAACGCCGGCCGGCTGGGCGCGCGCACCGGCGCTTGCGCCGCGAAATGCCAGCGAGGAGCCCCTCGTGGACGCGGAGTTGTTCGACATCGCGATGACGTCGGTGGGCGAGTTCTGGATGGTGGGCGGCAACGGGCGCGTCTACCACTATCCAGAGCAGTAG
- a CDS encoding putative metal-binding motif-containing protein produces MRHVAIASLCVLFLACSKEQAGVPVLINYTSNFTKGCFIVRVYDAAKPDVELDKDEITELPGRAEIKVAVLRKEGWGEKVNFVVEAHEQTCDGPEVDKESRELDLSGEGRAETVQLSLETPDGDGDGYVPTANGGTDCDDTTRDITQRRYYRDGDADGVGAGAVVFACNLPAGHALSNTDCNDAVATIRPGGTEACNEVDDNCDGRTDEGYESEKQWYLDNDSDTYGRIQVDLSCTAPSMKHVKRSGDCRDDVPTVNPGAQELCNDQDENCNEEFDEGLGKGDSCTDNESCAGVRECDAARMGTICKTPPRATYFRDVDMDGEGGSTTVSVCAEASMPVGTVATSTDCDDADADAKTMGSSEVCDGLDNNCAGGVDEGLTCNGALRRVSDAAASGADDDWRVVATGSSGYPVWIAGLGGKLIRRTAAGVAFDNFSHNEGGASCGDYDWYAAWVRSDGHVLLAGEGGRVARHDGSGCHSQDDIPGEANLTGMVGFGSGGGTRLYLVNELGDVYFWAPGSAPSEVDDTAHIYYAIHGLDAEQIFVGGRTNGKQHIVEYDKDTLGTPVEHTLAASVDANVTALWMNSSSLAYGVGDLSAIWRWTSGTNWTTVTPPTLPTGGTVNFTSVAMPSGRDILYVVDKGPSGTDGQPGRLHRRTPAGWARAPAISPRNASEASSIDVSLHDIAMTSTGDFWMVGNDGRVYHYPEP; encoded by the coding sequence ATGCGTCACGTTGCCATTGCCTCCCTGTGCGTGCTGTTCCTCGCCTGCAGCAAAGAGCAGGCGGGGGTCCCGGTCCTGATCAACTACACCTCCAACTTCACGAAGGGCTGCTTCATCGTTCGCGTGTATGACGCGGCGAAGCCGGACGTGGAGCTGGACAAGGACGAGATCACCGAACTCCCTGGACGCGCCGAGATCAAGGTGGCTGTCCTCCGGAAGGAGGGCTGGGGAGAGAAGGTCAATTTCGTCGTCGAGGCACATGAACAGACCTGCGATGGCCCCGAGGTGGACAAGGAGTCGCGGGAGCTCGACCTCAGCGGGGAGGGTCGCGCCGAAACGGTACAACTCAGCTTGGAGACGCCCGATGGGGACGGCGACGGGTACGTGCCCACGGCGAATGGTGGCACGGACTGCGACGACACGACCCGGGACATCACGCAGCGCCGGTACTACCGCGATGGGGATGCGGACGGCGTGGGCGCGGGAGCCGTCGTGTTCGCCTGCAACCTTCCGGCGGGGCACGCGCTCAGCAATACCGACTGCAACGATGCGGTGGCGACCATCCGGCCTGGTGGCACGGAGGCGTGCAACGAAGTCGATGACAACTGCGACGGGCGGACGGACGAGGGCTACGAGAGCGAGAAGCAGTGGTACCTGGACAATGACAGCGACACCTACGGCCGTATCCAGGTGGACCTGAGCTGCACGGCGCCCAGCATGAAGCATGTAAAGCGGTCGGGCGACTGCAGAGACGATGTCCCCACTGTCAACCCGGGGGCCCAGGAGCTGTGCAACGACCAGGACGAAAACTGCAATGAAGAGTTTGACGAGGGCCTGGGCAAGGGTGACAGCTGCACGGACAATGAAAGCTGCGCCGGAGTGAGGGAATGCGACGCCGCCCGGATGGGCACCATCTGCAAGACGCCGCCCCGCGCGACCTACTTCCGAGACGTGGACATGGACGGGGAGGGCGGGAGCACGACGGTGTCGGTGTGTGCCGAGGCTTCCATGCCGGTCGGGACGGTGGCCACCAGCACGGACTGCGACGACGCGGATGCGGACGCGAAGACGATGGGCTCGTCCGAGGTATGCGATGGCCTCGACAACAACTGCGCAGGTGGGGTGGACGAGGGACTGACCTGCAATGGGGCGTTGCGGCGGGTCTCCGACGCGGCCGCGAGTGGCGCCGACGACGACTGGAGGGTGGTGGCTACGGGGTCAAGCGGGTATCCGGTCTGGATTGCGGGCCTGGGCGGAAAGCTGATTCGGCGCACGGCGGCGGGGGTCGCGTTTGACAACTTCAGTCACAATGAGGGCGGTGCCAGTTGTGGCGACTATGACTGGTATGCTGCCTGGGTGAGGTCCGACGGCCACGTGCTCCTGGCGGGCGAAGGTGGTCGTGTGGCGCGGCACGATGGGTCTGGATGCCACAGTCAGGATGATATTCCTGGTGAGGCCAATCTGACTGGCATGGTCGGCTTCGGTTCGGGCGGTGGGACCAGACTATACTTGGTCAATGAGCTGGGGGACGTGTACTTCTGGGCGCCGGGTAGTGCTCCCTCAGAGGTGGATGATACCGCCCATATCTATTACGCCATCCACGGATTGGATGCGGAGCAGATATTCGTGGGCGGCAGGACCAACGGCAAGCAACACATTGTCGAGTATGACAAGGATACCCTGGGCACGCCTGTGGAACATACGCTTGCTGCCTCGGTGGACGCGAACGTGACGGCCCTGTGGATGAATTCGTCCAGTCTTGCCTATGGGGTGGGGGACTTGAGCGCCATCTGGAGGTGGACCAGCGGGACGAACTGGACCACGGTTACCCCGCCGACCTTGCCCACTGGAGGGACAGTCAACTTCACCAGCGTGGCCATGCCTTCGGGGCGCGACATCCTCTACGTCGTCGACAAGGGTCCCAGTGGCACCGATGGCCAGCCTGGCAGGCTGCACCGAAGGACGCCGGCCGGCTGGGCACGCGCTCCGGCGATTTCGCCGCGCAACGCCAGCGAGGCGTCCAGCATCGATGTGTCGCTGCATGACATCGCCATGACGTCGACGGGCGACTTCTGGATGGTGGGCAACGACGGACGCGTCTACCACTACCCGGAGCCGTAG
- a CDS encoding membrane dipeptidase produces MEAPRPEPTSETAQELGVGGFAELHHHMFAEEAFGGGWFHGTVTDALTRCDGGWPESDHARVRMDLSGLLNLCPNSGGVDLSGVPILAGLFGIGGAVGSEFIGKIEGTQGDTGLHDGRRNPNTQWPRWDTIAHQQSWEGWLRQAHQGGMSLVVVSAVSNRFLCEALPPQNRTRPCDEMVDVEVQLQKARDFAATRDWVDLALTPADARRIISEGKLAMVLSIETSRLFGAADWRAELNRFHGLGVRTLQPVHQLDNRFGGAAPHNAIFQAAQFLENCHIDSDCGLTVGGLTLGFDVDSQCKNVKGLTSEGQQLMQAMMDKGMLIDLAHLSEKGIRDAYSVAEQNQYYPLYVSHGHFREVMNGKLAENEKTTPAWVVQLLRRTGGMFGLRTAHDETRTYTKSGVANNCQGSSRSFAQAYEFGRQGLKVPMAFGADLNGFIQQTRPRFGPNGACSAGFQAEADAQAREQVLSGPGRLGTAFDEQGLAHVGLLPDLLQDVTRLGANTAGLAGSAETFIRMWERASGPRAGMADAALDIDTSGVAPWVKPEDREQAYPTVCGAHYAPDSKVLNQGCRFDAECLSDQCTSVLCNTFDGRCVCNDDGDCGSAAYCQDEIPGNPGDNDCVAKKGEHVSCSRDGQCASGACGGCANLTGWCYTPRSKAYGQTCKADRECTTDRCSADCYVNPTGSCLCDSDSHCGSGQYCGWGLNSGKCQNKKGRGAACSADRECQSGTCRWSFTCK; encoded by the coding sequence ATGGAGGCTCCCCGGCCGGAGCCGACCTCCGAGACGGCCCAGGAGCTGGGCGTGGGGGGCTTCGCGGAGCTCCACCACCACATGTTCGCGGAGGAGGCCTTCGGTGGGGGCTGGTTCCACGGCACCGTCACCGACGCGCTCACCCGGTGTGACGGCGGTTGGCCGGAGAGCGACCACGCCCGCGTCCGCATGGACCTGAGCGGCCTGCTCAACCTCTGCCCCAACTCCGGCGGCGTGGACCTGAGCGGCGTGCCGATTCTGGCGGGGCTGTTCGGCATCGGCGGCGCGGTGGGCTCGGAGTTCATCGGCAAGATTGAGGGCACGCAGGGCGACACCGGCCTGCACGACGGGCGGCGCAACCCCAATACGCAGTGGCCGCGCTGGGACACCATCGCCCACCAGCAGTCGTGGGAGGGCTGGCTGCGGCAGGCGCACCAGGGCGGCATGTCGCTGGTGGTGGTGTCCGCGGTGAGCAACCGGTTCCTCTGCGAGGCGCTGCCCCCGCAGAACCGCACGCGCCCGTGCGACGAGATGGTGGACGTGGAGGTGCAGCTCCAGAAGGCGCGCGACTTCGCGGCCACTCGCGACTGGGTGGACCTGGCGCTGACGCCCGCGGACGCGCGCCGCATCATCTCCGAGGGGAAGCTGGCGATGGTGCTCAGCATCGAGACGAGCCGCCTGTTCGGCGCGGCGGACTGGCGCGCGGAGCTGAACCGCTTCCACGGGCTGGGCGTGCGCACGCTGCAGCCGGTGCACCAGCTGGACAATCGCTTCGGCGGGGCGGCGCCGCACAACGCCATCTTCCAGGCGGCGCAGTTCCTGGAGAACTGTCACATCGACTCGGACTGCGGGCTCACGGTGGGCGGGCTGACGCTGGGCTTCGACGTGGACTCGCAGTGCAAGAACGTGAAGGGCCTCACGTCGGAGGGCCAGCAGCTGATGCAGGCGATGATGGACAAGGGGATGCTCATCGACCTGGCGCACCTGTCCGAGAAGGGCATCCGGGACGCGTACTCGGTGGCGGAGCAGAACCAGTACTACCCGCTCTACGTGAGCCACGGGCACTTCCGCGAGGTGATGAACGGCAAGCTGGCGGAGAACGAGAAGACGACGCCCGCGTGGGTGGTGCAGCTCTTGCGGCGCACGGGCGGCATGTTCGGCCTGCGCACCGCGCATGACGAGACGCGCACGTATACGAAGTCCGGAGTCGCGAACAACTGCCAGGGCTCCAGCCGCTCCTTCGCGCAGGCGTACGAGTTCGGCAGGCAGGGCTTGAAGGTGCCGATGGCGTTTGGCGCGGACCTGAACGGGTTCATCCAGCAGACGCGGCCGCGCTTCGGGCCGAACGGGGCGTGCTCGGCGGGCTTCCAGGCGGAGGCGGACGCGCAGGCGCGTGAGCAGGTGCTGTCCGGCCCGGGGCGGCTGGGCACGGCGTTCGACGAGCAGGGCCTGGCGCACGTGGGCCTGCTGCCGGACTTGCTGCAGGACGTGACGCGGCTGGGGGCGAACACGGCGGGGCTGGCGGGCTCGGCGGAGACGTTCATCCGGATGTGGGAGCGCGCGTCGGGGCCGCGGGCGGGCATGGCGGACGCGGCGCTGGACATCGACACGAGCGGCGTGGCGCCGTGGGTGAAGCCGGAGGACCGCGAGCAGGCGTACCCGACGGTGTGCGGTGCGCACTACGCGCCGGACAGCAAGGTGCTGAACCAGGGCTGCCGGTTCGACGCGGAGTGCCTCAGCGACCAGTGCACGTCGGTGCTGTGCAACACGTTCGATGGGCGGTGCGTGTGCAATGACGACGGGGACTGCGGCTCGGCGGCGTACTGCCAGGACGAGATTCCGGGCAACCCGGGGGACAACGACTGCGTGGCGAAGAAGGGCGAGCACGTGTCGTGCAGCCGGGATGGGCAGTGCGCGTCCGGCGCGTGCGGCGGCTGCGCGAACCTGACGGGGTGGTGCTACACGCCGCGGTCCAAGGCGTATGGGCAGACGTGCAAGGCGGACCGGGAGTGCACGACGGACCGGTGCAGCGCGGACTGCTATGTGAATCCGACGGGCAGCTGCCTGTGCGACAGCGACTCGCACTGCGGCAGCGGCCAGTACTGCGGCTGGGGGCTGAACTCGGGCAAGTGCCAGAACAAGAAGGGCCGCGGGGCCGCGTGCTCGGCGGACCGCGAGTGCCAGTCCGGGACGTGCCGGTGGTCCTTCACCTGTAAATGA
- a CDS encoding CapA family protein codes for MLLIPVLCAATPTRVELVFGGDVIPHGEVKRVAREHARTGAKPEGGGAAPSLNHEGWGHVFGPITDVLRTADVGVVNLETPVTDNPKAVTRELLFNAPSAMAHALASAGVKVVSTGNNHARDQHLTGLVETLRHLDAAGIQHTGTGASQAAAWEPAFVDVRGVKVGFLSFTRLLNGFSNPKDAAQPHVAYVPYPRYRAHRGLTPDEAVEAVRAAAARCDALVVLVHWGTEYKDAPIPEDQKLGRALLDAGAKAVIGHHPHVLQPLEAYTTADGRRGLIAYSLGNLVANQGRFYRHVPGQKGEEGDKRDSMLLRVSLVRPAPGAPVVLEDVAVLPVWIENNAVGRARKEARNIQPVLIDREVEAVTERLTALASRPAPLDKEARREKALLERRLAGSRHRRERILRMLPEGFAVASPALRQREASVPSAVSGGMAAQSAP; via the coding sequence TTGCTCCTCATCCCCGTGCTGTGCGCCGCCACGCCCACCCGCGTGGAGCTCGTGTTCGGTGGGGACGTGATTCCCCACGGCGAGGTGAAGCGGGTGGCGCGGGAGCACGCGCGCACCGGCGCGAAGCCCGAGGGCGGCGGCGCGGCACCGTCGCTCAACCACGAGGGGTGGGGCCATGTCTTCGGTCCCATCACCGACGTGCTGCGCACCGCGGACGTGGGCGTGGTGAATCTGGAGACGCCCGTCACCGACAACCCGAAGGCCGTCACCCGGGAGCTGCTGTTCAACGCGCCGTCGGCCATGGCGCACGCGCTGGCCTCCGCCGGGGTGAAGGTGGTGTCCACCGGCAACAACCACGCGAGGGACCAGCACCTCACGGGCCTGGTGGAGACGCTGCGCCACCTGGACGCGGCCGGCATCCAGCACACGGGCACGGGGGCCTCACAGGCCGCCGCGTGGGAGCCCGCCTTCGTCGACGTGCGCGGGGTGAAGGTGGGCTTCCTGTCCTTCACGCGCCTGCTCAACGGCTTCAGCAACCCGAAGGACGCGGCGCAGCCCCACGTCGCCTACGTGCCGTACCCGCGGTACCGCGCCCACCGCGGGCTGACGCCGGACGAGGCCGTGGAGGCGGTGCGCGCCGCGGCCGCCCGCTGCGACGCGCTCGTCGTCCTGGTGCACTGGGGCACCGAGTACAAGGACGCGCCCATTCCGGAGGACCAGAAGCTGGGCCGAGCGCTGCTGGACGCGGGGGCGAAGGCCGTCATCGGCCACCACCCGCACGTGCTGCAGCCGCTGGAGGCGTACACCACGGCGGACGGGCGGCGCGGCCTCATCGCGTACTCGCTGGGCAATCTGGTGGCGAACCAGGGCCGCTTCTACCGCCACGTGCCGGGGCAGAAGGGCGAGGAGGGCGACAAGCGGGACTCCATGCTGCTGCGCGTGTCGCTGGTGCGGCCCGCGCCCGGCGCGCCCGTGGTGCTGGAGGACGTGGCGGTGCTGCCCGTGTGGATTGAGAACAACGCGGTGGGGCGGGCGCGCAAGGAAGCGCGCAACATCCAGCCGGTGCTCATCGACCGGGAGGTGGAGGCGGTGACGGAGCGCCTCACCGCGCTGGCCTCCCGGCCCGCGCCCCTGGACAAGGAGGCGCGCAGGGAGAAGGCGCTGCTGGAGCGGCGGCTGGCGGGCTCGCGGCACCGGCGCGAGCGCATCCTCCGCATGCTGCCCGAGGGCTTCGCCGTGGCCTCCCCGGCCCTGCGCCAGCGCGAGGCGAGCGTGCCGAGCGCGGTGAGCGGGGGCATGGCCGCGCAGTCCGCGCCCTGA